GCAGGCCGTTTCAGGCTCTTTCGTCGACGACGCGCACGGTGGCGGGCTGCTCGGATTTGTTGTGGGATCCGCGGTGCCCGCCGGCCGCGTGGCCCACCGGCATGCCACCGATCCCGGTACCACCCGTCGTGGTCGTCGTCTGCGGGCGCACCGACTCGGCGCCCAACGCGCCGCTGGGACGCAGCCCCACCGGTCGGCCGCTGCTTACGGGCTCGAAGACGCTGACGGGACGGGTGAAGCTGGTCGCGGGCACGCCCGCGCCGCCGAGTGACGCGCCACCGCCGCCGGCCGCCCCCGGCGCCGCGGAAATCCCGCCGACCGCCGACACCGCGGAGGCCGGCGTGCCGGCGCCCGCCCCGAGTCCGGCGCCGGGGCTTGCGAACATGCCCATCATCGAGGATGCCGGCTGCAGCGCGCTCATCGGCGCCTGCATCAGTCCCGCGGGTGCTTGCAGCACCTGCGGGACGGTGCCCATCATCGACTGCACCGGCTCCATGAACTTGCCGACCTGCCCGCCCACATCCTCGCCGGCCGAGGTCGGTGCGCCGGCGCCGTTGGTGACCGAGGACACGCCCTGGTAGGCCGCGCGCATTCCGTCGCCGGCGGCGGCATCGCCCGCCGCCTGGCCGATCGCCGAGGCCGCCTCCGCCGGGGCCGCCGGCGAGGCACCCATGGCCGCCACCGGCGGGGGGATTGCCAGGCTTTCGGCCAGCCCGGCCAGAATCCCGCCGTAGCCGGCGCCGACCGCGGAGTTGTTGGGCCACATCACGCCGAAATATTCGGTGTCCAGCGAGACGATTCGCGGGGTCAGCGTCCACAGCACACTCGGATTGGCGATGTTGTCGGCCGCCGATTCGTCACGGTTGGCGTTGCACTCCGGAGCCGGACGCATGCCGGCATAGGCCGTCTGGTACGCCGAGATTGCGGCCGCCACCACCGCCGGCTTCACGTCCACCCAGCCGGCCAACCCGTGCAGCGAGGCGTTGAGCATGGTGGCGCTGGCGGCCGAACCCGCCGACCCCGCCCCCAGCCAGCTTGCGGAGGTCACGGCGGTGTTGCTCATCGACGCGCTCGCCGAAGCGTGATGGCTGGCGCCCAAGGCGATCCACGCCGCGTGATTGGCCAACATCGTGGCCACACCGGTCCCGGTCTTGATCAGAAGATCGTTCGCTTCGGGTGGACGCGCAGCCCACCCCGGGTCAGGCATAAGCGCCGCTTACAGCCCTAGCGCCAAGCCGCGCGCCGCTTCGGTGGCGGTGTAGACGCACGACGCGACGCTCTGCGTCCCGGCGAACAATCCGCGCTGAAGGGAGTGCTCCTGGACCACGCCCAGGTAAGCGCCGCCGCAGGCGCTCAGCGCGGTGTTGAACAGCGCCGAGTCGGGGTCATTTCCCATCGGCGTCGTGCCGACCAGCGCCGGCGCGGCCGCCGCGGCCGCCGACTCGATTTCCGCGCTGATCGCCGATTCGGCTCCAGCCGATGCCAAGACAGCCTCTGGCTGTACGGTCCACGACATATTTCCTCCGAACGTTCTCGCAGTCGCATGTCCTGCGAATGATCGGCCAGTCTAATGCCTGCTAACCGATCGCGTATTCACAAGTTTTATCCGCTGGGCCCGCCGGCTTCAAATTCGTCTCGTGGTCACATTCGGGGAAGCTACACGTGCGTCGCTTGCGTACCTACTGCCACTCGCCGCGCAAAGATCGCTATTGCCACTTCTACAACGCCTGTCGCGCCTTTGCTCAACCCCGGGATTAGCGCCATCGAATGTGAAAATGTCCGTTTTCGCAGACCTATTGCCGCGGAACGCATTCGATCGCGTGCTCTATTGCACGGCCATGGACGGCAGGCCGACCAGAATCCCCTCGACATCGGTGTCGTCGGTGACCAGCAGTCCACGCCCGGGGGGTAGCGCCTGGGCGCGAACAAACCTGTTGATCTTGTTTTGCGGATCGTTGTCCATATAGAGCTGGGCGACCTTCGCCGAGGTTTGATACCTCCACCACGGATCCATCTGCAGCGTCGCCCAGTTGGTGCTGTTGCGCGTCGTGAAGACGTGCAAACCGATCTGCCGGGCGCGTTCCATCAGCTTCCACAGCGCCGCGCCGGCCGGCGCCGTTGCCGGGTAGCTCTGCGTTTGCGCCGGCCGCAGGTCTTGGACATCGTCGATGAGCACGAAGTGGCGCGTCCCTTCCCACGGCTTGAGCGCACGCAACTCCTCTTGGCTCAAGCCTTTGGGAGGCAGCCGCGGCAGCAAGATGTCCTGGGCCAGTTCGGTGATCACCCGATCGATCTCGTCTTGGTCATAGGCGTAGGCGCGCACGTAGCCCGGGGCGTGCAGATCCCGTAGTCCGTGCGGGGCGGCTTTGGGATCGATGAGCGTCAGTTGCGCCTCCTCCGGGCTAAACCGGCTCATCACCGCCTCACCGATGGCCACCAGCGACAGGCTCTTGCCGCAGCCTTGCCGGCCCAAAATCATCACGCCGGGGCTCTCCGACAGCCTGATGGGAACCGGACCCAGCTCGTGGCGCTCGCCGATCGCGAAAGCGATCGACAGGTCGTCGGCGGCATGGGCCTCCAGGATCGCCTTGAGCTCCACGCGCTCCGGCAACCGCTGCAGGACCGCGTGCTTGGTGATTCCGGCGACCTCGGCGATGCGGGCGCCGACGTCGGGGGTGTCCACCACCGTGCGGGTGGCCGGATCGACCATCGCGGGAAGGCCGACCAACAACTCGTGCAACGAGTTCGTCAGACCAAAACCGGGACGGTTCAACGTCCGACGGGCCGCCTCGCGGGACTCGATCGCGACCTCCCCCATCTGGCTCTCGCCCGGTTCGGCCAGCCGCAACTGGATTCGCGCGGTCGCGTTCTGCAGCAGCTTCTGGCGCTGCCCGTGAATCCAGCCCCCCGCGCTGCACATCACATGCACGCCATACTCGGGACCGCGGCTGCTCAACGAGATGATGCGGTCACCCAAGACCGTGTCTTTCGTGTACAGGTCGTCGTAGTCGTCGACCACCACGAAGACGTCACCGAACGGGTCGTTGGGGTCGGTTCCCCCCAGCCCGTCGCTGCCAGCCCCGAACCGACGCTCGCGGAACCCGTCGAGATCGATGTTGGCGCGCCGGAACGCGTCCTCGCGCGCGTCGATCAACGCGTCCATGCTGCTCAGGATGCGTTCGATGCCCTCCGTGTCCTTGGGCGACACGATGTCGGCGATGTGCGGCAGCGACCCGATCTGGGCCATCGTCGCGCCGCCGACGCAAAAGAACGTCACCCGCGACGGCGTGTACATCATTGCCGCCGAGCACATCAGCGTCATCAAAGCGGTCGTCTTGCCGCGCTGCTTGGCCCCCACCACGATGATGTTGCTGCGCAACGCATCGATGGAATGCACCACCTGCTTGGACTCTTCGGGGATGTCCATGATGCCCACCGGGAACACCAGTCCCGGGTTGCGGCCGTAGTCGACGTGCCACGGCTTGCCCCGCCACCCGATCACCAAGGCGTCGACGGGCTCGGGGTTCTCCAACGGCTCCAACCATGGCCGGCGCGGCGCTCGGTGCGGCACCTGTTGCAGCGACTCCCGCAACACGTCCACGATCTTCTTTCTCTTGAAACCGTCTTCGTGCAAAAGGAATTCGTCGGGTTCCTCGTCCGCGGCCGAAGCGGCCTCCAGCGCCGCGGCGTCGGCCTCGTCCAACGGCTGGTACTGCCCGTTGTAGAGCCGGGGCTGCGTCAGGGTCATGTCGACGGTCCTGACCACCTCCCTTCTCTTCGGAACGACGAACGGCGCCGACAGATAGAAGCAACGGAACGGCTCCAGGTCGCGCGGGCCCACCTTCAGCAGCGCGAAACCGTTCTCTTTCGACGGCAGATGGTAGGCGGCGTCGGTACCGATCACCTCACGGCTGTCGTCGCCAGACTCGGCGCGCAGAGCGATCCGAAAGGCGATGTTGGACTTGACCTTTTGCAAAGACGACAGGTCCAGCCGTTGGCCGCCCAGCATGAAGAACACGTTGGCGCCGCGGCCCTCCTGACCAATGTGAATGATCAGATTGATCCACTTTTCGTGGTTGGCGAACAACTCGAGATACTCGTCGACGATGACCAGCAGCACCGGCACCGGCGGCAGATCGCGCCCGGCAAGCCGGATCTCCTCATAGTCGTTGGCGTCGCGCGCACCCACCGAGGTGAAAAGCTCGTAGCGCTGCTTGATTTCACCGTCGATGACCCTGCGCATCCGCTCGGCCAGGTGCCGCTCGTCCTTACCGAGATTCGACAGCGCCGCCACCACGTGGGGGATGCCCAGGATGTCCTGGGCCGCCGACTCGAACTTCATGTCGACGAAGATGACGTTGAACGTCTCCGGTGAATGCGTCAA
The nucleotide sequence above comes from Mycobacterium malmoense. Encoded proteins:
- a CDS encoding PE domain-containing protein, with protein sequence MSWTVQPEAVLASAGAESAISAEIESAAAAAAPALVGTTPMGNDPDSALFNTALSACGGAYLGVVQEHSLQRGLFAGTQSVASCVYTATEAARGLALGL
- the eccCa gene encoding type VII secretion protein EccCa encodes the protein MSKRAFPIDRVKIAPPKPVRIAPNAPIALPEREPRNIWVMIGVPALIVALIGTIVMLYVSGVRSLSTGFFPLMGIGAFSMLAFSGRFGRARKITWGELEKGRRRYLRDLDTNRDEIQTAVCAQRKWQQAVHSDPRGLGAIIGGPRMWERGRGDVDFLEVRLGTGVQHAPDSVLSVTWPDISSDEELEPVTGQALRDFILEQRKIRDIAKVVNLRSAPGFSFVGEDLNRVRSLMRSVLCSLAVFHNPHDVKLMVVTRNPELWSWMVWLPHNLHDELFDACGWRRLVFATPEELEQALGAELHMKGKRGQWTPLATASPTTIGSTLETGQGAAAADLGPHWVIVDDNTGSPEAWESVVGQVGKAGITVLRIASRVGIGVGFDKDQLYEMSERHTTAVDAASNGSAEAHRDGGDVEDDDGRPAPLLRAGGKFFAHADQLSIPRAYRYARAMARWSPTTSSEIADSTSGATELLRSLGISDPRELDVDRLWAERRGRGDERWAEIPVGSKPNGELQNIIIRAKDFGGFGFHSVVIGTSGSGKSEFFLSLVYGIALTHSPETFNVIFVDMKFESAAQDILGIPHVVAALSNLGKDERHLAERMRRVIDGEIKQRYELFTSVGARDANDYEEIRLAGRDLPPVPVLLVIVDEYLELFANHEKWINLIIHIGQEGRGANVFFMLGGQRLDLSSLQKVKSNIAFRIALRAESGDDSREVIGTDAAYHLPSKENGFALLKVGPRDLEPFRCFYLSAPFVVPKRREVVRTVDMTLTQPRLYNGQYQPLDEADAAALEAASAADEEPDEFLLHEDGFKRKKIVDVLRESLQQVPHRAPRRPWLEPLENPEPVDALVIGWRGKPWHVDYGRNPGLVFPVGIMDIPEESKQVVHSIDALRSNIIVVGAKQRGKTTALMTLMCSAAMMYTPSRVTFFCVGGATMAQIGSLPHIADIVSPKDTEGIERILSSMDALIDAREDAFRRANIDLDGFRERRFGAGSDGLGGTDPNDPFGDVFVVVDDYDDLYTKDTVLGDRIISLSSRGPEYGVHVMCSAGGWIHGQRQKLLQNATARIQLRLAEPGESQMGEVAIESREAARRTLNRPGFGLTNSLHELLVGLPAMVDPATRTVVDTPDVGARIAEVAGITKHAVLQRLPERVELKAILEAHAADDLSIAFAIGERHELGPVPIRLSESPGVMILGRQGCGKSLSLVAIGEAVMSRFSPEEAQLTLIDPKAAPHGLRDLHAPGYVRAYAYDQDEIDRVITELAQDILLPRLPPKGLSQEELRALKPWEGTRHFVLIDDVQDLRPAQTQSYPATAPAGAALWKLMERARQIGLHVFTTRNSTNWATLQMDPWWRYQTSAKVAQLYMDNDPQNKINRFVRAQALPPGRGLLVTDDTDVEGILVGLPSMAVQ
- a CDS encoding PPE domain-containing protein, translated to MPDPGWAARPPEANDLLIKTGTGVATMLANHAAWIALGASHHASASASMSNTAVTSASWLGAGSAGSAASATMLNASLHGLAGWVDVKPAVVAAAISAYQTAYAGMRPAPECNANRDESAADNIANPSVLWTLTPRIVSLDTEYFGVMWPNNSAVGAGYGGILAGLAESLAIPPPVAAMGASPAAPAEAASAIGQAAGDAAAGDGMRAAYQGVSSVTNGAGAPTSAGEDVGGQVGKFMEPVQSMMGTVPQVLQAPAGLMQAPMSALQPASSMMGMFASPGAGLGAGAGTPASAVSAVGGISAAPGAAGGGGASLGGAGVPATSFTRPVSVFEPVSSGRPVGLRPSGALGAESVRPQTTTTTGGTGIGGMPVGHAAGGHRGSHNKSEQPATVRVVDERA